ATATGTGGTGAGAAAAAGGCATTGCATGAAAAAAAGTAATACCACTAACTCAACATCGTAGCACATTACAGTGTCCAGCGACTCGTTGGTGTGGAGGTCCTTTCCAGCCACAGCGAACAGCAGGTTCTGGCTCTCACCAATGTTGAAAAGGCATCTCGGAGAAGGCATGGGTGGCATGGCGACCCACTCAGATGTGAAAGGATCAAACTGCAGTTGCAACAAATGGTACAATTGAAGACAAAAATCCTCATATGTACTAGTTAATATGAAAATATGTATGAAAGTCCCCTGTCATGTATTGTCTTTATGACTATCTGTATAGAGTAGGTACATTTCGCTTGCAGAATGTGTTTTGTGATTTTATCCTTGTGCTTAAATGctgaatatatttttacaataaTTGTTTTGTTGGTTTATTGGTTTCCTGAGTTCTTTAGGTGCCCTAAAATAAGTTCATAAATGTTCCAATTCTTATGCCACATTTAAACCAAGGTATACttatttctaatatttattcaaattaaaaggATATTCATTCAATGTTAAAGAGTTTTATATGCTTTCAGTAGTTCTTGAAGCTATGCTTAGCCAAATGTGTAGAGATTCCagcaattaacagaaataaaactggtctaaatctttttaaaacatcttaccTAGGAAGCTTTAAGAAAGTTTCTACTTCATGTCCAACAAGTCATTCGAGTAATTCTAGAGATACTAACCAAGTAGAAGTAGCATTGTAAAGGCATGTCCTTGTTATCTTCGTCCACAAACAGTCCTCCAATGATGTACAGCTGGTTCTGTTGCGTCACCAAGCTAACGTGGTTACGGGGGACCTGCTCTGACATAGCAGCAAGGAAGCACTCGTTCTCGTTGACATCGTACGCTACCGCTGCTGTGTCATTGATCATCAGAATGAAGTCACGGACGAACATGCCATGTCTGCGGTTGTCATTAAGGAAACCGGGGAATGGGctgtcctcctcctctccttcctGGCTGGCCCCCTCCTCACCTTCTTTCTTCAAGTGTTTGTCAGGAAGTTTCCCCTTGAAGGCATCCTTGATGACTTGGATCATCTTTTGGAGTTCCGGGTCAGCTTTAATGACCTCGTCATTCTCTACTTTTTCTTTGAAGTACTTCTCCGGCATCAGTCGGAAACGGATGCAGTTGAAGGCATCCTTTAGGACCTTAATGCGTTTCTCTCTATCATGGCGGGCCCAGGCCATGACTGCCTCAAATACCAGCTCCTCTTTCTCAACATTCAGCGAGTCCCCACCTATGACAGCAAACAGTTCATGGGCTGCGAGCTTGAGGAATTCCTCATCCTTATGAAGAAGCTCAAAGCGATCTGCGATGTAATTCCGTGCTGCCACAGCAAGTCTGGGACAGCTGAGCACCAGGCCCATCCTGAAGATCGCCATGCAGTTTACCAACGACAGCTTCTTCTGAAGATAATTGACGCAGACAGTGAAGACAGAAGGGATTTGAAATCTGTTTGCCACAGCAATTATATCCTGAACATTGTCATCAGTTAGGTCAATCTCAGCTGAGTAGAGGTACTGGATAATCATGTCCAGGACAGAGGGGTTAACATCCTCTAGGACCACCTCCTTGGTGTTTTCCACCTCCTTTCCATCCTCTGTGAAGAAGATATCCCTGAAGTAAGGGCTGCATGCGGCCATGATTAGCCGATGGCAGGGGAAGCTGCGGTCGCCCACTTTCAGAGTGCAGTCCACAAACTTGTTCTCATTCAGAAGCTCCTTTAGGCCGTCTTGGAGCAGGGTGCTCTGAAAAAGACGCAGCTCCTCCTTGATAGCGTTGGGGTCCATAGCTAGTACAGAAAGGCAACAGCAGCTAAAACAAAAGCCTCAATGGACAATGAAAGAAGATGGTCGCCAAAGGTCTGTCTGGCAGTCAGTCCTGGCTGGAAAAGGCTGAGGAAAGAAAGGGTTCCCAGTGTGAAGACAGAGCAATTTAATCCTCCCCTTCTAAATATAGGTCCCACTAACCCCAGCATGCTTCAACTTCAGTGGAATCTCAATGGGCCAAATCAGAGAACAGCCCCAGCCTAGGCTCCACCACCTGCCACCGCTGACTGAAAGTAGCAACTGCTGGGATATTCGGCTGGAGACACGCCACCATGATTCAGCTCCCAGAGTGTCATGTGGTCCATTAACAGCAAAGACATGGCTGTCAAGGCCTATAGTTTGATTTCTAACCTTCTTTTTAACTGTAGTACGgcgatacatttttttttacataatctAATTTGCCCCAGTCCTATTATAAAATAAGCAGCATTATATCTTATCCAGATCCaagatatatataaaaatactttgctgataaaagttttgtttaaCATGTGACTCTACAGTTGATTTAGTAATTAATTGCATCTTACATagcctttgttttcttttaacacatcTTAGCGTTAACTAGCATATACTGGAGAGACCCGCTGAGCTATAATTGGACCTAAGAAGTTTCGAGCATGGCAGCTGTGAGAAAAACAGATGAGAGCGACACAAGCAAGCAGCTATTTCCACAAATCagcaaggtgtgtgtgtgtgtgtgcgtgtgtgtgtgtgtgtgtgtgtgtgtgtgtgtgtgtgtgtgtgtgtgtgtgtgtgaagctcTCCATTTAAACCCCTCAAAACATGCCATATACAGATATTAATTTTAGAATTAGAAATATTAATTTCCTTTCTTTGCTAACATAATTGATGTCTGGCTGCTTGCATCCACGTTTTCCCTCATAAATGGTAGGCTATCATAAATAATGTGTCTGAATCAATAGCTGCTTGTTAGACTCTGTCTTATTTCTGCGGCCTGATAAAGTTTGAAGAGACCGTAGAGTTAGGTAACATTTCTCTTGCTGCACTAAAGATAGATGAGACTACGTTACATGTCGAGGAGTctctaaaatgtaatttaagcaGAAGGGGAGAGCTGATCTGCATAAGAGAGCTCTGCTACTTTTTAAAAGCTACAGCAATATTTAGGAAAACTGAGATAGAATGTACTTTCATGCGTTTTTCAGAgattttatgtaacaaaaaaacacaaagttatgCATTATAACTGTAAGGTGGAAgggaaaggatacatggtttacaATTTACTaggtcaagctcagtcagatttacCTCcgatttttaattgaatttaaatctggactttgaataggccattgtaacacatgagCTACATCATCCTGTTGTAGCTCTGGCCGTATGTTTagcctcttggctgcctctgtgattctccttgcccagcctgtcagtttacaTAAACAGTTACGTCTTTTTAGATTTGCAGC
This DNA window, taken from Girardinichthys multiradiatus isolate DD_20200921_A chromosome 24, DD_fGirMul_XY1, whole genome shotgun sequence, encodes the following:
- the LOC124861277 gene encoding kelch-like protein 41b, with translation MDPNAIKEELRLFQSTLLQDGLKELLNENKFVDCTLKVGDRSFPCHRLIMAACSPYFRDIFFTEDGKEVENTKEVVLEDVNPSVLDMIIQYLYSAEIDLTDDNVQDIIAVANRFQIPSVFTVCVNYLQKKLSLVNCMAIFRMGLVLSCPRLAVAARNYIADRFELLHKDEEFLKLAAHELFAVIGGDSLNVEKEELVFEAVMAWARHDREKRIKVLKDAFNCIRFRLMPEKYFKEKVENDEVIKADPELQKMIQVIKDAFKGKLPDKHLKKEGEEGASQEGEEEDSPFPGFLNDNRRHGMFVRDFILMINDTAAVAYDVNENECFLAAMSEQVPRNHVSLVTQQNQLYIIGGLFVDEDNKDMPLQCYFYLFDPFTSEWVAMPPMPSPRCLFNIGESQNLLFAVAGKDLHTNESLDTVMCYDVEKMRWTETKKLPLKIHGHAVVSYKGLVYCIGGKTDDNKALNKVFAYNHKQSEWREMAAMKTPRAMFGAVIHKGKIVVAGGVNEEGLTASCEAYDFATNKWEPFTEFPQERSSINLLSTGGLLYAVGGFAMVQMENKEVAPTEVNDVWQYEDDKKQWSGMLREMRYAAGSSCVPMRLNAARMPKL